The genome window TCGCGGTGTAGTGCATGCTGCTCACCGCGAGCCCCATGACGAGTGCGGCGAGCGCGGCGAGCACTCCCCCGCGCACGACCAGCGTCAGCGTCAACGCGGCGGTGGCGGCGACGACCGCGATCACCACGGAGGCGATGACCAGGGACGGGTCGTAGTCGATCCGGCCGTGGAGATTGAGCGCGGCCATGCCGGTGTAGTGCATCGCGGCCACGCCGAGCCCGGTGCCGAGGCCGCCGAAGGCCACCGCGCGGACCCGGGAGCGGCCGTAACCGGCGGTGAAGACACCGGCGCTGACCACGGCGATCGCCATGACCAGGCTGAGGACGGTCATCGGGACGTCGTAGCGGATCGGCGTCCCCTCCACCCCGAAGCCCATCATCGCGACGAAGTGCATGGTCCAGATGCCCGAGCCGATCGCGAACGAGGCCAGCGTCA of Streptomyces phaeolivaceus contains these proteins:
- a CDS encoding MHYT domain-containing protein; its protein translation is MGHMDHFSAGWVTPVLSYVMACVGSALGLRCTVRALEADGASKRNWLTLASFAIGSGIWTMHFVAMMGFGVEGTPIRYDVPMTVLSLVMAIAVVSAGVFTAGYGRSRVRAVAFGGLGTGLGVAAMHYTGMAALNLHGRIDYDPSLVIASVVIAVVAATAALTLTLVVRGGVLAALAALVMGLAVSSMHYTAMYAVSIDLAPSTARLAGATATEFLFPLAVMLGSFLFLTSAYVALSPTGKRAESSFADELLREVELSTA